The following coding sequences lie in one Kitasatospora azatica KCTC 9699 genomic window:
- a CDS encoding nicotinamide mononucleotide transporter family protein: MNWLNDYAFSLFGEHFKWNDTIGNLLGLTALALGWRRSIISWPVQLLSGLVLVSAYLSAHLAGGVGKQLVVIVTAVWGWTQWQRGRREHGDIKIRFATWTERALLVAGTAVVTIAVALVFQHWNLSWSPWADAYIFTGTLAAMIAQARGWVEFWIAWIAVDLVGVPLAFNSGLPFSGLVYSVYFVLVLLGLRAWWLRTRLANTTSTLQGVTA, from the coding sequence GTGAACTGGCTGAACGACTACGCCTTCTCGCTGTTCGGCGAACACTTCAAGTGGAACGACACGATCGGCAACCTGCTCGGGCTGACCGCGCTGGCGCTCGGCTGGCGGCGCTCGATCATCAGCTGGCCGGTCCAGCTCCTCTCCGGCCTGGTGCTGGTGAGCGCCTACCTGTCGGCCCACCTGGCCGGCGGGGTCGGCAAGCAGCTGGTCGTGATCGTCACCGCCGTCTGGGGCTGGACCCAGTGGCAGCGCGGCCGTCGTGAGCACGGCGACATCAAGATACGTTTCGCCACCTGGACCGAGCGGGCGCTGCTGGTCGCCGGCACCGCGGTGGTCACGATCGCGGTGGCGCTGGTCTTCCAGCACTGGAACCTCTCCTGGTCCCCGTGGGCCGACGCCTACATCTTCACCGGCACGCTGGCCGCGATGATCGCCCAGGCCCGCGGCTGGGTGGAGTTCTGGATCGCCTGGATCGCGGTCGACCTGGTCGGCGTCCCGCTGGCCTTCAACAGCGGACTGCCCTTCTCCGGCCTGGTCTACAGCGTCTACTTCGTCCTGGTGCTGCTGGGCCTGCGCGCCTGGTGGCTGCGCACCCGTCTTGCGAACACCACCTCGACCCTGCAGGGAGTCACGGCATGA
- a CDS encoding bifunctional 3,4-dihydroxy-2-butanone-4-phosphate synthase/GTP cyclohydrolase II, whose amino-acid sequence MSSNAHHLDLSLDLSLDLSLDPVERAIADIAAGRAVVVVDDENRENEGDLIFAATAATPELLAFTIRYTSGVICVPVTQADADRLNLPPMTRVNEDRKGTAYTVSVDARDVESTGISAADRALTVRLLGEPTSTAHEFTRPGHVFPLRAADGGVLVRPGHTEAGVDLARLAGLPPAAAICEVVNDDGTMARLPELVAFAREHGLSIISIEDLIAYRRRTEQHVERVAVTSLPTEHGDFTAVGYRGTIDGIEHVALVAGGLDAEGRLPEGEDVLVRVHSECLTGDVFGSLRCDCGPQLQASLAQVAASGKGVVLYLRGHEGRGIGLGHKLRAYQLQEQGRDTVDANLELGLPADARDYSIGAQMLTDLGVRSLILLTNNPDKHAALTEHGLKVKGREPIPVQAGEHNLAYLRTKRDRMGHDLPWLVG is encoded by the coding sequence ATGAGCAGCAACGCGCATCACCTCGACCTCTCCCTCGACCTCTCCCTCGACCTCTCGCTCGACCCCGTCGAGCGGGCCATCGCCGACATCGCGGCCGGCCGCGCCGTGGTCGTGGTGGACGACGAGAACCGCGAGAACGAGGGCGACCTGATCTTCGCCGCCACCGCGGCCACCCCCGAACTGCTCGCCTTCACCATCCGCTACACCTCCGGCGTGATCTGCGTCCCGGTCACCCAGGCGGACGCCGACCGGCTCAACCTGCCCCCGATGACCCGGGTCAACGAGGACCGCAAGGGCACCGCCTACACCGTCTCGGTGGACGCCCGGGACGTCGAGTCCACCGGCATCTCGGCCGCCGACCGCGCGCTGACCGTCCGCCTGCTCGGCGAGCCGACCAGCACCGCCCACGAGTTCACCCGCCCCGGACACGTCTTCCCGCTGCGCGCGGCGGACGGCGGGGTGCTGGTCCGCCCCGGACACACCGAGGCCGGCGTCGACCTGGCCCGGCTCGCCGGACTGCCCCCGGCCGCCGCGATCTGCGAGGTGGTCAACGACGACGGCACCATGGCCCGGCTGCCCGAGCTGGTCGCCTTCGCCCGTGAGCACGGCCTGTCGATCATCTCCATCGAGGACCTGATCGCCTACCGCCGCCGCACCGAGCAGCACGTGGAGCGGGTCGCGGTCACCTCGCTGCCCACCGAGCACGGCGACTTCACCGCGGTGGGCTACCGCGGCACCATCGACGGCATCGAGCACGTCGCCCTGGTGGCCGGCGGCCTCGACGCCGAGGGTCGGCTGCCGGAGGGCGAGGACGTACTGGTCCGGGTCCACTCCGAGTGCCTGACCGGCGACGTCTTCGGCTCGCTGCGCTGCGACTGCGGCCCGCAGCTGCAGGCCTCGCTGGCCCAGGTCGCCGCCTCCGGCAAGGGCGTGGTGCTCTACCTGCGCGGCCACGAGGGGCGCGGCATCGGTCTCGGCCACAAGCTGCGCGCCTACCAGCTGCAGGAACAGGGCCGCGACACGGTGGACGCCAACCTGGAGCTGGGCCTGCCGGCCGACGCCCGCGACTACAGCATCGGCGCCCAGATGCTCACCGACCTCGGTGTCCGGTCGCTGATCCTGCTCACCAACAACCCCGACAAGCACGCGGCGCTCACCGAGCACGGCCTCAAGGTCAAGGGCCGCGAGCCGATCCCGGTGCAGGCCGGCGAGCACAACCTCGCCTACCTGCGGACCAAGCGCGACCGGATGGGCCACGACCTGCCGTGGCTCGTCGGCTGA
- a CDS encoding phosphoribosyl-ATP diphosphatase, producing MASKTFEELFTELQQKAASGDPASSRTAQLVQQGVHAIGKKVVEEAAEVWMAAEFQTKEQTAEEISQLLYHLQVMMVARGLTLDDVYAYL from the coding sequence ATGGCTTCGAAGACATTCGAGGAGCTCTTCACCGAGCTCCAGCAGAAGGCCGCCTCCGGCGACCCCGCGTCCTCCCGTACCGCCCAGCTCGTCCAGCAGGGCGTCCATGCCATCGGCAAGAAGGTGGTCGAGGAGGCAGCCGAGGTCTGGATGGCCGCCGAGTTCCAGACCAAGGAGCAGACCGCCGAGGAGATCTCGCAGCTCCTGTACCACCTTCAGGTGATGATGGTCGCCCGCGGGCTGACGCTCGACGACGTCTACGCCTACCTCTGA
- the ribH gene encoding 6,7-dimethyl-8-ribityllumazine synthase produces the protein MAGHGAPELTVKNAQDLRVAVIAAQWHTQVMDGLLNGAHRALKELGISEPTVVRVPGTFELPVAAKQLAERGYDAVVALGVVIRGGTPHFDYVCEAATLGLTQVSVNTGVPVGFGVLTCDNEQQALDRAGLPDSAEDKGHEAVTAAVATAATLRGLREPWH, from the coding sequence GTGGCTGGCCACGGAGCCCCCGAGCTGACCGTCAAGAACGCCCAGGACCTGCGGGTCGCGGTGATCGCCGCCCAGTGGCACACCCAGGTGATGGACGGGCTGCTGAACGGTGCCCACCGCGCCCTGAAGGAGCTGGGGATCAGCGAGCCGACCGTCGTCCGGGTCCCCGGGACCTTCGAACTCCCGGTCGCGGCGAAGCAGTTGGCCGAGCGCGGCTATGACGCGGTGGTCGCCCTCGGGGTGGTCATCCGCGGCGGCACCCCGCACTTCGACTACGTCTGCGAGGCCGCCACCCTCGGCCTCACCCAGGTCAGCGTGAACACCGGCGTGCCGGTCGGCTTCGGCGTGCTGACCTGCGACAACGAGCAGCAGGCGCTGGACCGGGCGGGCCTGCCGGACTCCGCCGAGGACAAGGGCCACGAGGCGGTCACCGCCGCCGTGGCCACCGCCGCCACGCTGCGCGGGCTGCGCGAGCCCTGGCACTGA